The sequence below is a genomic window from Streptomyces sp. NBC_00582.
GGCCTGTCGCTCACTATCTGAAATCCCGCGCCTTGTGGCACCGCAGTCGAACCCGTTTTCCTAGATGAAACAGACATTCCGGTGCACATCCCTATGGATAGACGAGGACTGCGGACCCGACATGAACCAGGCCCGACACCGTGGCGGCGACCACGGGCCGACGCACCTGTTCAGGCACGTGGTGGCGGGACCCGCCCTGCCCGTGCTGATCGTCCTCGGCGTGATCCTGGTCGACCTCGTCGGCGGCGCCGGGATGACCTGGCTCCCCCTGCTCGCCGCCGGGCCGGCGCTGGCCGCCACCACCAACGGGCCGCGCGGCGTCCTGTGCGTGGGCCTGCTCGCCGGGGCGCTCGGTGGGCTGCTCGGCATCCGCGACGGTGTCCCGGCCCGGGAGCTGACCGCGGTGCTGTCCGCCCTGGGAGCCGTGACCCTGGCGAGCGGCCTGGCCAGCGCCCTGCGCGGACGCCGGGAACGGGTCCTCGCGGCCGTCCGCTCGGTCGCGGAGGCCGCCCAGCACGCGCTGCTCCTGCCCGTGCCGGAGACCGTCGGCCCGTTCCAGGTGGCCGTCCGCTACAGCGCGGCCGCCGCTGAGGCCCGGATCGGCGGGGATCTCTACGCCCTGGTCTCCACGCCGTACGGGGTACGGCTGCTCGTCGGCGATGTGCGCGGCAAGGGTCTCCCGGCCGTCGGGACCGCCGCGCTGGTGCTGGGTGTCTTCCGTGAGGCCGCCCACGACGAACCCGACCTGCTCACCGTCGTCGACCGGATCGAGCGGAGCCTGGCCCGCAACCTCGGTCACGACGACTTCGTGACCGCCGTGGTCGCCGGCCATCCGCGCGACGGCGAGCTGGAAGTGGTGAACTGCGGACACGCCCCGCCGCTGCTGGTCGGCGCCGGCGGAGCCGTGACCCCGGTCGAGCCCACGCATCCCGCACCGCCCCTCGGCCTGCGCGCCCTCACCGGTGAGACACCCACCCTCCAGGTGCTGCCCTTCGCCGACGGCGACCAACTGCTGCTCTACACCGACGGCGTGACCGAGGCCCGCGACCATGGGCGGGAGTTCTATCCGCTCGTCGAGGGCCTCGCCCGCCATGTGACCGACGAACCCGCCCGCACCCTCGACGCCCTCCACGACGAACTCCTGAGCCACGTCGGCGGCAGGCTCCACGACGACGCGGCGCTGCTGCTCCTCCGCAAACCGGCAGCCGTCGTTCCGGGCGTTCCCCAACCCGTGTGCGGCGGGGCGCTGTTGGAGGACCGGACCGGGTGACCGGCGGTGGCCACCTGCTGTGTGACCGCCGTGACGGCTGTTGCAGACTGGGCGCATGACACGCATGAGGAAGTTCGCAGCCGCGTTGTTAGCCGCATCGGCCGCGCTGCTCGCGACACCCCCCACCGCCTCGGCCACCCCCACCCCCCACCGCCCCTTCTTCCGGGAGGGCTTCGACCGGCTCCCCCTCGGCCCGGTCACCGCCGGCCGCGGCTGGACCACCGACACCTCCCGCGGTTCGCTGACCGTCGAACCGAGCGCCACCGGACACGGCCGTGAACTGCGGCTGCACACGGAGGGCAACGGTCGCGCCTTCCTCGTCCTGGACGACCTCGCCCCCGCCGGCAACAGCTTCTGGGCCCGGCTGCGGCTGCGCGTGGACGCCTTCCCCACCGCCCCCGACTGGGCCCACTGGACCGTCGCCGAGGCCTCCGGCTCCGACGCCGCCACCGTCGTACGGCCCCTCGGCGGCCAGTACGTCCCCACGGAGAAGGCGAACTTCTGGGGCGTCGGCTCCGACCTCGGCCCGACGGGCGACTGGACCGCCTGGAAGACCTCCGCCCCGGCCACGGCCGGCGCCTGGAGCTGCGTCGAGTTCCATCTGGACGCGACCGACAACCGCGTCACCGTCTACCTGGACGGCGTCGAGCGGTCCGAGCTCACCGTCTCCACCCGGGAGCACGGCGGCACCGCCGACGACTTCGTCTTCCCCGCCTTCGACAAGCTCAAGCTGGGCTGGCAGCTCTACCAGGCCGACCCCACACCCACGTCGTACGACGTCCGCATGGACGACGTGGCGCTGAGCACCCGGCGTGTGGGCGGGTGTGCCGCGTGAGCCGGGGTGTGTCGCGCAGGACGCTGCTGGGCGGGGTGGCCGGCGGGCTCGCCCTGTCACCCGTGCCGGCCGGTCACGCCGCCGCGAAGCCGTACGCACCCGGGACCGCCCATGAGCGCTACGTCCCGTTCGCCGTCGGCGCCGGGGGCGGCCCCGCGGGGACGGACCGCGTGCGTGTACTTAGGATCGGTGCCGACTCGGCGCCCACCGTGCTGGTCACGGTCCCCGGCATGTTCGGCGCCGCGAACGACTTCCGGCTGCTCGCCCGCGACCTGGTCGCCGCCGTGCCCGGCGTCCAGGTGTGGGCGTTCGACCGGCGGGAGGAGAACCTCGCCGACCGCTCCGGGTTCACCGGCGCCGACCCGGCCGCGTACTACCTGGACGGCCACTACCGCTCGCAGGACCCCGCCGCCTCCGCCTTCGCGGCGGACTGGGGCCTCGCCCGCACCCTGGAGGACCTGGACACCGTCGTCCGGGCCGCCTCCCGCGGCGGCCGGCGCCGGGTGGTGCTCGGCGGTCACTCCTGGGGTGCGACGACCGCGATGGCGTACGCGGCCTGGGACTTCGACGGCCGCCCCGGCCACCGGGGCCTCGCGGGCCTGGTGCTGGTCGACGGCGGGGTGCGCGGGGCGTTCGACGGGACGGGAGCGCCGGTGCTCGACTCGCCCGACGAGGTGCGGGAGCGGCTGGCGGCGATCGACGGCGGCGCCGTCTTCGACCTGACCCTCAGCGCGGTCGGGCTGGGCGCCCGCGCGGAGTCCACCCAGATCTGGTACCAGCTCGCCGGCCATTACGCGCACCACGACCCGCGGGGCCGCTCGGTCCTGCAGCCCCGGATGCCCGAGGCCCTGCGCCCCTCGGCCCCGGTCACCAACGCCGCCCTGCTGGGCGTCCTGGTGGACGCCGGTTTCGGCTGGCCGAACGACATCAGCGTGCACTCGGGACACCTCGGCGCGAGCGGGAGCGACGGGGTGCGCGGCTGGGTCGACGCGGGCGTCACACCGCTCGCCCGGGTCGCGGAGGCCTACGCGGGCGGGCCCGCACCGGCCGTGTGGGAGTGGTACTGGCCGGCCCGGCTGTCGGTGGACCTCGACGTCAGCGACGCCTACGCCGACACCGGCCAGGCCCGCTCGCTCGGACTGCGGCTGCGGCACGGCACGGGGCTGGACGTCCCCCTGTACGCCTTCGAGACGAGCTACGCCCGGGGCACGATCGTGTCGGCGGCCCGCAGGGTGGTGGCCGACTCCCGTATCCCGTACGCCGTGTACGAGACCGACGAAGGGATGAACCACCTCGATCCGCTGTTCGCCGCACCGCCGCACAACACGCTCACCCGCACCCTCGCGCCGTTCCTCGCCGGACTGGGCTGAGCGGCCGCGTCGGGCACCTCAGACCCGGTAGCCCCGCAGTTTGCGGTACAGCGTGGCGCGGGCGATGCCCAGGGCCGCCGCCGTCCGGGCCTTGTTGCCGCCGTGGGCGTGCAGGGCCTCCAGGATCGCGGCGCGCTCGGCGTGCTCCATCGGACTGAGCGGCCGGGCCGCCGGACCCTCCCGTACGGGGTCCGGCAGCTCGGCCCGCCGGACGGGCCCGGTCGCCCGCCGGTGCTCGGCCAACGCGCGGACGAGATGGGCGAGTTCGGTGACGTTCCCGGGCCATGGATGCCGCTCCAGGGCGCGCAGGGCGTCCAGCGTCCAGGTCAGCGGGGGCTGCCCCGGCGCCGGGCGGGGGGCCAGGGCGGTGACCAACTCCCGGACGTCCTCGGGGCGTTCACGCAGTGCGGGGAGGGGGACCGTGCGGGCGGCGAGGGTGTCCAGGAGTCGCTGGAGACAGGGGCCGGGGGGTGCGCCGGGGGTGTAGGTGATCAGCAGGGGTACGCCCGGCCGGGCTTCCAGCAGGGAGTTGAGTGCCGCCGTGCCGGGCTGGGTGAGCCGCTCGACGTGCCGGACGAGCAGCGGACGACCGTCCAGCAACTCCCCCGGCCATGAGCCGAGTTCCTCCTTCGCCGCGTCCACGGTCGTCATCGGGCCGGGCGTCAGCGCCCGGGCGAGCGCGGTCTTTCCGGTGCCGCGCTCGCCGACCAGCAGCAGCGGCTCTTCGAACCTCGTCAGCTCCGTCGCCCGTCCCACCGCGTGCCGCCAGGGCACCGACCGCCCGGCCAGCCCGACGGCGGTCCGCGCCACCGCGGGCGGCACGGAGGTGGCCGCGGCCGGCTCCAGGACGGCCACCGCTCCGACGATCTCCCGCAGATGGGTGAGGGGGGTGAGGGTCGCGGTGCACCCGACGCCGTCCGAGAGCCGGACACGGTACGAGGCCGGGCCGTCGGCCGGCTCCCGGCCGGCGCCGGTCCGCGCCGGGTCCGCCGTGGCGAGCAGCGCGACCACGCCCCGCTCCAGCTCCGCCAGCCCCTCGGGGGACAGCAGGCGCTCGGCCGCCTCACTGACCAGCCGGTTGCGTCCGTCGAGGGCGACGACCGCGCCCGCGCGTTCCCCGCGTCCGTGCTCCCGGTGGGCTCCGCGACCCTCCTCCCGCAGCGCGCGCAGATAGGCGTCCAGCAGCATCCCCTCGGGCGCCCTCGCCCGCACCGGCAGCGCCGCCTCCACCGCGCTCGCCGTGGCCTCGGCGAGCGGGGCTCCCGGATGCGG
It includes:
- a CDS encoding PP2C family protein-serine/threonine phosphatase; translated protein: MNQARHRGGDHGPTHLFRHVVAGPALPVLIVLGVILVDLVGGAGMTWLPLLAAGPALAATTNGPRGVLCVGLLAGALGGLLGIRDGVPARELTAVLSALGAVTLASGLASALRGRRERVLAAVRSVAEAAQHALLLPVPETVGPFQVAVRYSAAAAEARIGGDLYALVSTPYGVRLLVGDVRGKGLPAVGTAALVLGVFREAAHDEPDLLTVVDRIERSLARNLGHDDFVTAVVAGHPRDGELEVVNCGHAPPLLVGAGGAVTPVEPTHPAPPLGLRALTGETPTLQVLPFADGDQLLLYTDGVTEARDHGREFYPLVEGLARHVTDEPARTLDALHDELLSHVGGRLHDDAALLLLRKPAAVVPGVPQPVCGGALLEDRTG
- a CDS encoding alpha/beta hydrolase, whose amino-acid sequence is MSRGVSRRTLLGGVAGGLALSPVPAGHAAAKPYAPGTAHERYVPFAVGAGGGPAGTDRVRVLRIGADSAPTVLVTVPGMFGAANDFRLLARDLVAAVPGVQVWAFDRREENLADRSGFTGADPAAYYLDGHYRSQDPAASAFAADWGLARTLEDLDTVVRAASRGGRRRVVLGGHSWGATTAMAYAAWDFDGRPGHRGLAGLVLVDGGVRGAFDGTGAPVLDSPDEVRERLAAIDGGAVFDLTLSAVGLGARAESTQIWYQLAGHYAHHDPRGRSVLQPRMPEALRPSAPVTNAALLGVLVDAGFGWPNDISVHSGHLGASGSDGVRGWVDAGVTPLARVAEAYAGGPAPAVWEWYWPARLSVDLDVSDAYADTGQARSLGLRLRHGTGLDVPLYAFETSYARGTIVSAARRVVADSRIPYAVYETDEGMNHLDPLFAAPPHNTLTRTLAPFLAGLG
- a CDS encoding sigma-54-dependent Fis family transcriptional regulator, which encodes MTTAERPAVRPALASVRRARELFLMGRQLPSGVPEDVVAGWKRARFFGVRHDAAGPAPGPLPSGSPLLAAARPVLERVAPALDAGRTALLLTDERLRVLWEHGCAPDLLRPDLSEQLVGHNSAALALRTGRRAEVHGPEHFLDVWQEVSAVSVPVRAPGTGRALGTVTVTARLCAECAPHPGAPLAEATASAVEAALPVRARAPEGMLLDAYLRALREEGRGAHREHGRGERAGAVVALDGRNRLVSEAAERLLSPEGLAELERGVVALLATADPARTGAGREPADGPASYRVRLSDGVGCTATLTPLTHLREIVGAVAVLEPAAATSVPPAVARTAVGLAGRSVPWRHAVGRATELTRFEEPLLLVGERGTGKTALARALTPGPMTTVDAAKEELGSWPGELLDGRPLLVRHVERLTQPGTAALNSLLEARPGVPLLITYTPGAPPGPCLQRLLDTLAARTVPLPALRERPEDVRELVTALAPRPAPGQPPLTWTLDALRALERHPWPGNVTELAHLVRALAEHRRATGPVRRAELPDPVREGPAARPLSPMEHAERAAILEALHAHGGNKARTAAALGIARATLYRKLRGYRV